A genome region from Deinococcus sp. KNUC1210 includes the following:
- a CDS encoding heavy-metal-associated domain-containing protein, which produces MTQKMTRTLIGVRGMDREAGVRVAEALLALGGVSKAIPDEGQIEVHYDPSFHTIMDLIRAIRKQGFLAGML; this is translated from the coding sequence ATGACCCAGAAGATGACCAGAACACTTATCGGCGTGCGCGGCATGGACCGCGAGGCAGGCGTGCGCGTGGCAGAGGCGCTGCTGGCCCTTGGCGGCGTCAGCAAAGCCATTCCCGACGAGGGACAGATAGAAGTCCATTACGACCCCAGCTTTCACACCATCATGGATCTGATCCGCGCCATTCGGAAACAGGGATTTCTGGCAGGAATGCTGTAA
- a CDS encoding DUF1999 domain-containing protein, producing the protein MRYRVFTEDDFEALSTLDLTVQRHLEPGFDALPEREQEGRLRTSLPSLRFYLRSEHSFVAEEDGQLRGLMLAQSVWMGDRPIILVTACLLHPDLGEQTDETGAALLHAVIKSAYDAAVYEIHYAVTSQLQQAAEAEGSHVLGRYAVHHLGSRQQTAPGERFTGGGYTDAGRIS; encoded by the coding sequence ATGCGTTACCGCGTATTTACAGAAGACGACTTTGAAGCCCTGAGTACGCTGGATCTGACGGTACAGCGGCATCTGGAACCGGGATTTGACGCCCTGCCGGAACGCGAGCAGGAAGGCCGCCTCAGAACCAGTCTGCCCTCGCTGCGCTTTTATCTGCGGAGCGAACACAGTTTCGTGGCCGAGGAAGACGGTCAACTCAGGGGGCTGATGCTGGCTCAGAGCGTCTGGATGGGCGACCGACCGATCATTCTGGTGACGGCCTGCCTGCTGCACCCCGACCTGGGAGAGCAGACCGACGAGACAGGGGCGGCCCTGCTGCATGCGGTCATCAAGAGCGCCTACGACGCCGCCGTCTACGAGATTCACTACGCCGTTACCAGCCAGCTTCAGCAGGCAGCCGAGGCCGAGGGCAGCCATGTGCTGGGCCGCTACGCCGTTCACCATCTGGGCAGTCGCCAGCAGACCGCGCCGGGTGAGCGCTTCACGGGGGGCGGCTACACGGACGCCGGGCGTATCTCCTGA